From a single Vitis vinifera cultivar Pinot Noir 40024 chromosome 18, ASM3070453v1 genomic region:
- the LOC100250270 gene encoding sterol 3-beta-glucosyltransferase UGT80B1 isoform X2, with amino-acid sequence MGTNGIDGIESSLKSSDEVGVSNGSAVVENKYSEGGLGAEDVKAGSGRRTSVLEISQLKDLNDSFSLRRGLDHCITAPAGTHKNLLIDGNEIGLFRSMTEKKEGPRHDLKLDRLSERAKEFGHYVRLATHSNFCTFVKSAGVDFYPLGGDPRVLAGYMARNKGFIPAGPGELSVQRKQLKAIIESLLPACIEPDIETGVPFRAQAIIANPPAYGHAHVAEALGIPLHIFFTMPWTPTYEFSHPLARVPRSAGYWLSYIVVDLLIWWGIRGYINDFRKKKLKLPPIAYFSTYHGSISHLPTGYMWSPHVVSKPKDWGSLVDVVGYCFLNLGSRYQPQEEFVQWIQKGDKPIYIGFGSMPLEDPKKTTDIILKALKDTGQRGVIDRGWGGLGILPEVPDYVFLLEECPHDWLFPRCSAVVHHGGAGTTATGLKAGCPTTIVPFFGDQFFWGDRIHQRGLGPAPIPISQLSVETLTDAIRFMLQPEVKSQAMELAKLIENEDGVAAAVDAFHRHLPPHLPLPTASSSEDTDPNPLQWFFSLIEKWCCLPCGS; translated from the exons ATGGGGACCAATGGGATTGATGGGATTGAGAGCTCGCTCAAAAGTTCAGACGAAGTAGGTGTGTCTAACGGGTCAGCCGTTGTGGAAAACAAGTATTCCGAGGGAGGTCTTGGGGCAGAGGATGTGAAGGCGGGGTCGGGCCGGAGGACATCCGTTTTGGAGATTTCGCAACTGAAAGATTTGAATGATAGTTTTTCACTAAGGAGGG GCTTGGATCATTGCATCACTGCTCCTGCTGGCACACACAAAAATTTGCTAATTGACGGCAATGAGATTGGATTATTTAGATCTATGACTGAGAAGAAGGAGGGTCCACGGCATGACTTAAAATTAGATAGACTGTCAGAACGTGCAAAG GAATTTGGTCATTATGTTAGGTTGGCAACTCATAGTAACTTCTGTACTTTTGTAAAGTCAGCTGGTGTGGACTTCTATCCTTTGGGTGGTGATCCTCGGGTTTTGGCAGGAT atatgGCCAGAAATAAAGGTTTCATTCCAGCTGGACCAGGAGAACTATCTGTACAAAGAAAGCAGCTAAAGGCCATTATTGAATCTCTTCTTCCAGCATGCATAGAACCAGATATAGAAACTGGTGTGCCTTTTAGAGCTCAGGCAATTATTGCAAACCCTCCTGCTTATG GACATGCACATGTTGCTGAAGCTCTTGGTATACCCCTCCATATCTTCTTCACAATGCCTTGGAC GCCAACATATGAATTTTCTCATCCATTGGCTCGTGTACCTCGAAGTGCTGGTTATTGG CTTTCATATATAGTTGTGGATTTGCTGATATGGTGGGGCATAAGAGGATATATTAATGACTTCAGGAAAAAGAAGTTGAAGCTTCCTCCTATTGCATACTTCAGTACTTACCATGGGTCAATATCTCATCTGCCAACAGGCTACATGTGGAGTCCCCATGTTGTGTCAAAACCAAAAG ATTGGGGCTCCTTAGTTGATGTTGTTGGCTATTGTTTCTTAAACCTTGGGTCCAGGTATCAACCTCAAGAAGAGTTTGTTCAGTGGATCCAAAAAGGAGACAAACCTATATATATAGGTTTTGGGAGCATG CCTCTTGAAGATCCCAAGAAAACTACGGATATCATATTAAAGGCATTGAAAGATACAGGTCAGAGGGGAGTAATTGACCGAGGTTGGGGAGGCCTTGGAATTC TTCCGGAAGTTCCTGATTATGTTTTTCTTCTGGAGGAATGTCCCCATGATTGGCTGTTTCCTCGGTGTTCTGCTGTG GTTCATCATGGTGGTGCTGGAACCACAGCTACAGGACTCAAGGCTGGG tGTCCAACAACCATAGTGCCGTTCTTTGGAGATCAGTTCTTCTGGGGTGATAGAATTCATCAAAGAGGACTTGGGCCTGCACCTATACCTATATCGCAGCTCAGTGTTGAGACCCTTACTGATGCCATACGATTCATGCTCCAGCCAGAG GTTAAATCTCAAGCAATGGAATTAGCAAAATTGATAGAGAATGAAGATGGGGTAGCAGCTGCAGTTGATGCATTTCATCGGCATTTACCTCCACATCTACCACTGCCTACTGCATCTTCATCAGAAGACACAGATCCCAACCCTCTACAGTGGTTCTTTTCTCTGATTGAGAAATGGTGTTGCCTTCCCTGTGGTTCCTAG
- the LOC100255451 gene encoding citrate-binding protein, protein MKISHYYCITSLLLLILFCFSEGWRADPTYGFTVVPLTEWNFELQKPYDVPLEERYSYENGVRKLWVYADDKPHDPNSLTQPRTEVRIRGLDYSSGVWQFEGYGFVPNGTSGVTVSQIHGAAQAATTLILRIYNGDMRYYSADLIATGMYDRWFRLNVIHDVDGGKVTVFIDGVQKFQVKDKGPGDLYFKCGVYAAPGNISYCMESRWRDIKIYKK, encoded by the exons CATCACTAGTCTCCTGCTTCTGATTCTCTTCTGCTTTTCAGAGGGCTGGCGCGCTGATCCCACATATGGGTTCACTGTTGTGCCCTTGACAGAATGGAATTTTGAACTGCAAAAGCCATATGATGTGCCGCTGGAGGAGCGCTACAGCTATGAAAATGGAGTAAGGAAGCTGTGGGTGTATGCTGATGATAAGCCCCATGACCCTAACAGTCTCACTCAGCCACGGACCGAAGTCCGCATTCGG GGACTTGACTACTCATCTGGGGTTTGGCAGTTTGAAGGGTATGGCTTTGTGCCAAATGGAACCTCTGGTGTGACTGTCTCCCAGATACATGGTGCAGCTCAGGCCGCTACAACTTTGATTCTGAGGATCTACAATGGTGATATGAGGTACTATAGTGCTGATCTGATAGCCACTGGTATGTATGATAGGTGGTTCAGGCTTAATGTCATCCACGACGTCGATGGGGGGAAGGTGACAGTGTTCATCGATGGCGTTCAGAAATTTCAAGTGAAGGATAAAGGGCCAGGAGACTTGTATTTCAAGTGTGGAGTTTATGCTGCCCCGGGTAATATCAGCTACTGCATGGAATCAAGGTGGAGAGACATCAAGATTTACAAAAAGTAA
- the LOC100250270 gene encoding sterol 3-beta-glucosyltransferase UGT80B1 isoform X3, whose amino-acid sequence MGTNGIDGIESSLKSSDEVGVSNGSAVVENKYSEGGLGAEDVKAGSGRRTSVLEISQLKDLNDSFSLRRGLDHCITAPAGTHKNLLIDGNEIGLFRSMTEKKEGPRHDLKLDRLSERAKQKLIANLVKIQSDGTVEVDLDNSAPVASELLELRAIEGISSIHIDESYFEFNKSVPKLKIVMLVVGTRGDVQPFLAVAKRLQEFGHYVRLATHSNFCTFVKSAGVDFYPLGGDPRVLAGYMARNKGFIPAGPGELSVQRKQLKAIIESLLPACIEPDIETGVPFRAQAIIANPPAYGHAHVAEALGIPLHIFFTMPWTPTYEFSHPLARVPRSAGYWLSYIVVDLLIWWGIRGYINDFRKKKLKLPPIAYFSTYHGSISHLPTGYMWSPHVVSKPKDWGSLVDVVGYCFLNLGSRYQPQEEFVQWIQKGDKPIYIGFGSMPLEDPKKTTDIILKALKDTGQRGVIDRGWGGLGIRNSLTSASILQFRKFLIMFFFWRNVPMIGCFLGVLLWFIMVVLEPQLQDSRLGVQQP is encoded by the exons ATGGGGACCAATGGGATTGATGGGATTGAGAGCTCGCTCAAAAGTTCAGACGAAGTAGGTGTGTCTAACGGGTCAGCCGTTGTGGAAAACAAGTATTCCGAGGGAGGTCTTGGGGCAGAGGATGTGAAGGCGGGGTCGGGCCGGAGGACATCCGTTTTGGAGATTTCGCAACTGAAAGATTTGAATGATAGTTTTTCACTAAGGAGGG GCTTGGATCATTGCATCACTGCTCCTGCTGGCACACACAAAAATTTGCTAATTGACGGCAATGAGATTGGATTATTTAGATCTATGACTGAGAAGAAGGAGGGTCCACGGCATGACTTAAAATTAGATAGACTGTCAGAACGTGCAAAG CAAAAATTAATAGCAAACCTAGTGAAGATCCAAAGTGATGGGACGGTGGAGGTTGATTTAGATAATAGTGCACCTGTGGCTTCAGAGTTGTTAGAGCTCCGTGCTATTGAAGGGATATCATCCATTCATATTGATGAATCTTATTTTGAATTCAATAAATCAGTTCCAAAGTTGAAAATTGTGATGCTTGTGGTTGGAACAAGAGGAGATGTACAACCATTTCTGGCAGTGGCAAAGAGACTTCAG GAATTTGGTCATTATGTTAGGTTGGCAACTCATAGTAACTTCTGTACTTTTGTAAAGTCAGCTGGTGTGGACTTCTATCCTTTGGGTGGTGATCCTCGGGTTTTGGCAGGAT atatgGCCAGAAATAAAGGTTTCATTCCAGCTGGACCAGGAGAACTATCTGTACAAAGAAAGCAGCTAAAGGCCATTATTGAATCTCTTCTTCCAGCATGCATAGAACCAGATATAGAAACTGGTGTGCCTTTTAGAGCTCAGGCAATTATTGCAAACCCTCCTGCTTATG GACATGCACATGTTGCTGAAGCTCTTGGTATACCCCTCCATATCTTCTTCACAATGCCTTGGAC GCCAACATATGAATTTTCTCATCCATTGGCTCGTGTACCTCGAAGTGCTGGTTATTGG CTTTCATATATAGTTGTGGATTTGCTGATATGGTGGGGCATAAGAGGATATATTAATGACTTCAGGAAAAAGAAGTTGAAGCTTCCTCCTATTGCATACTTCAGTACTTACCATGGGTCAATATCTCATCTGCCAACAGGCTACATGTGGAGTCCCCATGTTGTGTCAAAACCAAAAG ATTGGGGCTCCTTAGTTGATGTTGTTGGCTATTGTTTCTTAAACCTTGGGTCCAGGTATCAACCTCAAGAAGAGTTTGTTCAGTGGATCCAAAAAGGAGACAAACCTATATATATAGGTTTTGGGAGCATG CCTCTTGAAGATCCCAAGAAAACTACGGATATCATATTAAAGGCATTGAAAGATACAGGTCAGAGGGGAGTAATTGACCGAGGTTGGGGAGGCCTTGGAATTC GTAATTCACTTACTTCAGCCTCTATTCTACAGTTCCGGAAGTTCCTGATTATGTTTTTCTTCTGGAGGAATGTCCCCATGATTGGCTGTTTCCTCGGTGTTCTGCTGTG GTTCATCATGGTGGTGCTGGAACCACAGCTACAGGACTCAAGGCTGGG tGTCCAACAACCATAG
- the LOC104882682 gene encoding UPF0496 protein At1g20180 produces the protein MFWTRLRVSKITKDGKDSEKARRSLNVNEEYLCALRTKSYADFFTKAQLLVKQPSSPSNYCHVKFSEVLLEPGQDTIADILESAILSKKPELKGLILNYFDMSAEASKICSHLLKSISQLLANYQFIQRVLDTTDNYSPDGFESMMSQLNSFIILNNPFSSLSKHDFKQIRDKYSSVLHHLKSKRKSVARKIKLIKYFKKASGVFVTVGFGLVAVTAMVIAAHTLTALLMGPAIFSFPIKRFKKKLLDARFLRSGLLRKVGQQLDVAAKGTYILNRDFDTMSRLVARLHDEVEHNKAMIQFCLERREDRFSLQEVVKELKKSDIGFRKQVEELEEHVYLCLVTINRARALVIKEMITASCVENSLQ, from the exons ATGTTCTGGacaaggttgagagtttcaaAGATCACAAAAG ATGGAAAGGATTCAGAAAAAGCTCGAAGAAGCTTGAATGTGAATGAGGAGTACCTTTGCGCATTGAGAACAAAATCCTACGCAGATTTCTTCACCAAAGCTCAGTTACTAGTGAAACAGCCATCATCTCCATCAAATTACTGCCATGTCAAATTCTCTGAAGTCCTCCTTGAACCTGGACAAGACACAATTGCTGATATTCTTGAATCAGCAATCCTCTCCAAGAAACCCGAGCTCAAGGGCCTTATTCTCAACTACTTTGATATGAGCGCCGAGGCTTCAAAAATCTGCAGCCACCTCCTCAAAAGCATCAGCCAGCTCCTAGCTAACTACCAGTTCATTCAACGAGTACTTGATACAACTGACAATTATTCTCCTGATGGATTTGAATCGATGATGTCCCAGCTGAATTCATTCATTATCCTTAATAACCCCTTCTCTAGTCTTAGCAAACATGATTTCAAGCAGATTCGCGATAAGTACTCATCGGTATTGCACCATCTAAAATCAAAGAGAAAGTCGGTGGCCAGGAAAATCAAGCTGATAAAGTACTTCAAGAAAGCATCTGGGGTTTTCGTGACTGTAGGCTTCGGTCTGGTTGCGGTTACAGCCATGGTTATCGCAGCACACACCCTCACTGCACTCCTCATGGGGCCTGCAATCTTCAGCTTCCCCATAAAGAGGTTCAAGAAGAAGCTTCTTGATGCTAGGTTTTTAAGAAGTGGGCTTCTCAGAAAAGTTGGGCAGCAGCTTGATGTAGCAGCCAAGGGCACCTACATTTTGAACAGGGATTTTGACACGATGAGTCGACTCGTTGCGCGACTCCATGATGAGGTTGAGCACAACAAGGCAATGATACAGTTCTGTTTGGAGAGGAGGGAAGACAGATTTTCATTGCAAGAAGTGGTGAAGGAGCTTAAGAAGAGTGATATTGGGTTCAGGAAGCAGGTGGAGGAGCTGGAAGAACATGTGTATTTGTGCCTGGTGACCATTAATAGGGCTAGAGCTTTGGTGATCAAGGAAATGATCACTGCCTCTTGTGTAGAAAATTCATTGCAGTAG
- the LOC100250270 gene encoding sterol 3-beta-glucosyltransferase UGT80B1 isoform X1, protein MGTNGIDGIESSLKSSDEVGVSNGSAVVENKYSEGGLGAEDVKAGSGRRTSVLEISQLKDLNDSFSLRRGLDHCITAPAGTHKNLLIDGNEIGLFRSMTEKKEGPRHDLKLDRLSERAKQKLIANLVKIQSDGTVEVDLDNSAPVASELLELRAIEGISSIHIDESYFEFNKSVPKLKIVMLVVGTRGDVQPFLAVAKRLQEFGHYVRLATHSNFCTFVKSAGVDFYPLGGDPRVLAGYMARNKGFIPAGPGELSVQRKQLKAIIESLLPACIEPDIETGVPFRAQAIIANPPAYGHAHVAEALGIPLHIFFTMPWTPTYEFSHPLARVPRSAGYWLSYIVVDLLIWWGIRGYINDFRKKKLKLPPIAYFSTYHGSISHLPTGYMWSPHVVSKPKDWGSLVDVVGYCFLNLGSRYQPQEEFVQWIQKGDKPIYIGFGSMPLEDPKKTTDIILKALKDTGQRGVIDRGWGGLGILPEVPDYVFLLEECPHDWLFPRCSAVVHHGGAGTTATGLKAGCPTTIVPFFGDQFFWGDRIHQRGLGPAPIPISQLSVETLTDAIRFMLQPEVKSQAMELAKLIENEDGVAAAVDAFHRHLPPHLPLPTASSSEDTDPNPLQWFFSLIEKWCCLPCGS, encoded by the exons ATGGGGACCAATGGGATTGATGGGATTGAGAGCTCGCTCAAAAGTTCAGACGAAGTAGGTGTGTCTAACGGGTCAGCCGTTGTGGAAAACAAGTATTCCGAGGGAGGTCTTGGGGCAGAGGATGTGAAGGCGGGGTCGGGCCGGAGGACATCCGTTTTGGAGATTTCGCAACTGAAAGATTTGAATGATAGTTTTTCACTAAGGAGGG GCTTGGATCATTGCATCACTGCTCCTGCTGGCACACACAAAAATTTGCTAATTGACGGCAATGAGATTGGATTATTTAGATCTATGACTGAGAAGAAGGAGGGTCCACGGCATGACTTAAAATTAGATAGACTGTCAGAACGTGCAAAG CAAAAATTAATAGCAAACCTAGTGAAGATCCAAAGTGATGGGACGGTGGAGGTTGATTTAGATAATAGTGCACCTGTGGCTTCAGAGTTGTTAGAGCTCCGTGCTATTGAAGGGATATCATCCATTCATATTGATGAATCTTATTTTGAATTCAATAAATCAGTTCCAAAGTTGAAAATTGTGATGCTTGTGGTTGGAACAAGAGGAGATGTACAACCATTTCTGGCAGTGGCAAAGAGACTTCAG GAATTTGGTCATTATGTTAGGTTGGCAACTCATAGTAACTTCTGTACTTTTGTAAAGTCAGCTGGTGTGGACTTCTATCCTTTGGGTGGTGATCCTCGGGTTTTGGCAGGAT atatgGCCAGAAATAAAGGTTTCATTCCAGCTGGACCAGGAGAACTATCTGTACAAAGAAAGCAGCTAAAGGCCATTATTGAATCTCTTCTTCCAGCATGCATAGAACCAGATATAGAAACTGGTGTGCCTTTTAGAGCTCAGGCAATTATTGCAAACCCTCCTGCTTATG GACATGCACATGTTGCTGAAGCTCTTGGTATACCCCTCCATATCTTCTTCACAATGCCTTGGAC GCCAACATATGAATTTTCTCATCCATTGGCTCGTGTACCTCGAAGTGCTGGTTATTGG CTTTCATATATAGTTGTGGATTTGCTGATATGGTGGGGCATAAGAGGATATATTAATGACTTCAGGAAAAAGAAGTTGAAGCTTCCTCCTATTGCATACTTCAGTACTTACCATGGGTCAATATCTCATCTGCCAACAGGCTACATGTGGAGTCCCCATGTTGTGTCAAAACCAAAAG ATTGGGGCTCCTTAGTTGATGTTGTTGGCTATTGTTTCTTAAACCTTGGGTCCAGGTATCAACCTCAAGAAGAGTTTGTTCAGTGGATCCAAAAAGGAGACAAACCTATATATATAGGTTTTGGGAGCATG CCTCTTGAAGATCCCAAGAAAACTACGGATATCATATTAAAGGCATTGAAAGATACAGGTCAGAGGGGAGTAATTGACCGAGGTTGGGGAGGCCTTGGAATTC TTCCGGAAGTTCCTGATTATGTTTTTCTTCTGGAGGAATGTCCCCATGATTGGCTGTTTCCTCGGTGTTCTGCTGTG GTTCATCATGGTGGTGCTGGAACCACAGCTACAGGACTCAAGGCTGGG tGTCCAACAACCATAGTGCCGTTCTTTGGAGATCAGTTCTTCTGGGGTGATAGAATTCATCAAAGAGGACTTGGGCCTGCACCTATACCTATATCGCAGCTCAGTGTTGAGACCCTTACTGATGCCATACGATTCATGCTCCAGCCAGAG GTTAAATCTCAAGCAATGGAATTAGCAAAATTGATAGAGAATGAAGATGGGGTAGCAGCTGCAGTTGATGCATTTCATCGGCATTTACCTCCACATCTACCACTGCCTACTGCATCTTCATCAGAAGACACAGATCCCAACCCTCTACAGTGGTTCTTTTCTCTGATTGAGAAATGGTGTTGCCTTCCCTGTGGTTCCTAG